GGAGAGTAGAAATTGACCTATAATGGGTCCATCTTGGGAACCTTGCCCTGAAGTAATGCGAATGCGGTCCCGGCGTAGGGAAAAAATCCATGATAGAAGGGGGGAGTGTTTTAGTGGGTACACCACTCCCTATACGGTGCGAAGGCATTTTAAACCCTCCTTACggcctaaaaaaaatatatatatatgtatatatattataagccATAAACTAAACCTTGTCCACTTGATTTTATTAGAACATCTGACATGTTGACCAAACAAAACAAACGGTTTAAAATCAGCTGGAAATTCGGAAATCACTAAATAGGGTATATTGAGCCTGAGCTTGTCGCATTAACATTTGACATTGCTCAGGTATAAACGAGAACATATTTTCAGCATACGGCTtgttagaataacgaaaatcaaaagtatattttcagaaattctCGGAATTAAACTAAAGTATATCGAATATTATAcattcagttaattttgctaagatatcttTCATATTGACCAATAAATATTGTCTAAAGCCAATCGGAAGGATAGGAGATAGGTGTAGAATTGAcgcaattttatccatttttggcattactatacatatattactaaaAGAAAAAGGTTCTCTCTGAGTTtaattaaggtacctcacatattATGACCGACCAATATTTAAGGAATAAAGTCAACCCGATTTCCCCCCAAATTTTCAGCACAAAGATGCATTATTATTAGAAAACTATTATCCGTAATTTGTCTATTCTTGAAAAGTTTAATAGTAGTAGTAGGTGTATATAGGGAGTAGGCGCGTTTTCTATGGTAACATAATAAGGTCAGAATAATGTTAGTCGCCAAATTTAGCTGAAACCAGTCGAACAGGTCTCGAGATATGGATTTTCACCTAAatgtgggcgatgccacgcctATCTTCCAATTTCGACAGTATCGACTACATAGCCTTCTATCATGTCGGATGCAAAGTAGTATCCATCTGTCgcatttatttatagatttatcgcaattgcaatatttttcatccgatttcactaatttttgcaCTGTCGATAGGGGTGCTAAAAGAATTGTTCTGAGCAACAATTTATTAGTTTTCGATTAAAGGCGTTTTGgaggcgtggcagtggttcaATTACACTTTTgggtaaaatttagaatagcatccccggatttcggggataaaatgggtatcaatggaaaggtgacgttctccagatcacgaatatatatatatatagttgccgctgacttatagttgttgcttgcatttaaaattgaaaaattgacaatttttacattgataatttgtatattgtgaataactttttcacttataatatgcacttttcacttactaacacttcactataacgtttctgtatattaatttttttaatatttgttgtaaataaagctttattttaattattttattttagttaaattctctgcatttgcacaataagaaaaaGGTTGCCatgtctatttttttttttgaagcgcggcgcgaaaataaaaagaaataaagctttatttacacaaataagtaaaactcTATGATAATATTACAAAGTTTATATCATATCggtgtgactgaagtactttcgcgtagaaCACCTTTCTGCGTTGGTCGAGCCAATactcggggtgactgaagtattttagcgtagtactcctttaaaaacgtaagtattttattactttattacgtaatattattattcaataCTACTTAGTGGGTTTTGAaacttaaataagaaaatatccacatgcatagaaatattttttatactcattttaatttgaaatataatttgtagacacttgtttttattacaactaagattgctaaataaagCACGAAGAATTATagcgaaaaaaaagaaatttcagcgaattgctcatatttgcttataatcatatggcagcgctccatttcctaATAATTGTTAGCACATAAATGATGCTCATCACGaatgtaaaaagtaatttttaaaatatagagttcttatttataaaacctgcaaaaagtataaattgtgaatttgtttaaatgtttaaggtttaattaattgaatttgaagtgaaaaccCTGCATAAAGTGTGCTAAATGCagtgaaatagcttgttgaaatgttcgaattttcggaatttttgaactttgaagtcgaatatctcgtaaactaaccGTTTGCGATACCTATAacccaatatattttttaaacatggGGAATTGTGCCAGAGGtacaagtaattttcatataCTAATTCTTGCTACATATACTAATTCTTGCTACTGAACCAGACGATTTTTTTCTCACAACCGAAAGTTGCAGAGATAGTTACATTGCCAGACATTGCGGCCAAGGAGTctaatttttgagcattttgtatttcgataaatttctgaaaaataaaaatgtttgtgtcTATTGAATAACTTATAATGCAAAATAAGTAcagttaaaaacaacaaaatatcgaCTATGCTATCTGGTTGATTCTACCAAATTATCGTCGATTCTCTTTTGTTCTGGCACCCCTGATCGTcaccatacaaaaattttagaatatgaTATGAAaggaaatgaagaaattttcctGAATCGAGTTATACTGTGTTCACATGAAGACTctagtgctgaacacatagagcacgacacgacatggcagcacgacagtgaactgtaaatggcgtcgtgaatccttctacatgaacatttgtaagaaggcagcgatataacaatggccggcatgtacacaagacaacacagttgtccattttgcatgtacacaatttcgttgtggccattctatttcacttcaatgaaattttaatattttgttcaaagtgaaaatttttatgcaaaaaataagtatgtaaatagggaaatttatttgttttaaattatcaatagtggggatgttcgagtctcaatcttcttcttcttcttaattggcgtagacaccgcttactcgattatagccgagttaacaacagcgcgcgtgacctagccagcgtagccgctgtcttttaattcgctgaactatgtcaatgtcgtcgtatatctcgtacagctcatcgttccatcgaatgcgatattcgccctggccaacgcgcaaaggaccataaatcttacgcagaacttttctctcgaaaactcgcaacgtcgactcatccgttgttgacatcgtccaagcctctgcaccacatagcaggacaggaattacgagtgacttatagagtttggtttttgtttgtcaagagaggactttgcttctcaattgcctactcagtccgaaaaagcacctgttggcaagagttatactgcgttggatttctaggctgacattgttggtggtgtttacgctggttccaagatagacgaaattatctacaacttcaaagttatgactgtcgacAGTGATGTGaatgccaagtcgcgagtgcgacgagtgtttgtttgatgacaggagatatttcgtcttgccctcgttcactgccagacccattttctgtgcttccttgtccagcctggagaaagcagaactaaaggcgcgggtattgaggccgatgatatcaatatcatcggcatacgccagcagctgtacactcttatagaagatggtaccttctctatttagttctgcggctcaaactattttctccaaaagcatgttgaaaaagtcgcacgatagggaatcgccttgtctgaaacctcgtttggtatcgaacggctcggagaggtccttcccgatcctgacggagcttttggtgttactcaacgtcagcttacacagccgtattagttttgcggggataccaaattcagacatcgcggcataaaggcagctccttttcgtgctgtcgaaagcagctttgaaatcgacgaagaggtggtgtgtgtcgattctcctttcacgggtcttttccaagatttagcgcatggtgaatatctggtcggttgttgatttgccaggtctaaagccacactgataaggtccaatcagtttgttgacggcgggctttaatctttcacacaatacgctcgatagaaccttatatgcgatgttgaggaggctaatcccacggtagttggcgcagattgtgggctctccttttttatggattgggcatagcacacttaaattccaatcgttgggcatgctttcgtccgaccatattttacaaagaagctgatgcatgcaccttatcagttcttcgtcgccatgtttgaatagctcggccagcaatccgtcggcccctgccgctttgttgttcttcaggcgggcaattgctattcgaacttcttcatggtcgagtaatggaacgtctgctccatcgtcatcgattggggaatcaggttctccttctcctggtgttgtgcgttcactgccattcagcaggctggagaagtgttccctccataatttaagtatgctctgggcatcagtgactagatcacctttgggggttctacaagagtatgctccggtctggaaaccttctgtaagccgccgcattttttcgtagaattttcgagcattacccctgtcggccagcttatcaagctcttcgtactcacgcatttcagcctctttcttcttctgtctgcaaatgcgtctcgcttccctcttcaactctcggtatctatcccatcccgcacgtgtagtggtcgatcgtatcgttgcgaggtaggcagcctgttttctctccgctgcgacacggcactcctcgtcgtaccagctgttcttttgcactttccgaaaaccaatggtttcggttgcagctgtacgtaaggagtttgaaatgccgtcccacagttcccttataccgagttgttgacgagtgctctcagagagcaggagtgcaagccgagtagaaaatcgttcggttgtctgttgtgattgcagcttctcgacgtcgaaccttccttgtgtttgttggcgtgcgttttttgctgcacagaggcgagtgcgaatcttagctgcaacaagatagtggtccgagtcgatgttaggatctcggagcgcacgcacatctaaaacactggagacgtgtcttccgtctatcacaacatgatcgatctggttggtagtttttcgatccggagacagcctggtagcttgatgaatcttcttatgctggaatctagtactacagataaccatatttcaggccccggcgaagtcgaccagcctcaacccattttgggatgtttcgttgtggaggctgaatttaccgaccgtagtgccaaatataccttctttgcccaccctggcgttaaagtcgccaagcacgattttgacttcgtggcgggggcagacctcataagtgcgctccaagcactcataaaaggcttctttggtcacatcgtccttctcttccgtcggggcgtgggcgcaaatcagcgatatgttgaagaagtctcaatcactgcggcaatattgcaaagcatcatattcgacgcaaaaatgtagcaacttttgcaaatgtcaaacgttcgagcaaatcaaattttgaaatttcgtgcGCGCAAATGTGACAAAATCGGCATCAGAAATGAGGCAAGCGAAAtcgctctttatttttgtttataactaGTTATTATCATTAATTGTGTTTCACGAGTCAAccgaaaatgtgataaatatatatccggaggataaaatcgaattgttttaaagaagttttGCGATTTCACTATTGccctcttctttaaaatttcggtcataagccactttttttacgcaaaaaagtttgtttccttgcttttttgtatttaagaagcAAACTACACTCACTGTCCACCAAGTTATCCACtgttaaattgataaaaaattcatttttaagacttcttaaacttcacttcttcaatgcacctgcacgccgcgcaaaatatttgcaaaatatttgcttaagttAAAGTAAGGGGTTAACATCCCCTGTTATTAGAAATgatataacagagctattttatgtttttatttacgtTACGTTACGTTAGTTTAcacgtcaggtttgttagagctttgaataattttgcatattacatactacatacctctctactgtcaactctactgtcggtggcaaatttaagaatattttgaagttagcgagagcgacaactgacggcctgcagtcgtgtagtcgtgcaactgtctaaataactgtgtccataagaacgtgtgtattttaatatttgacagatgtcgcttgcagtctgtcgcgcttaGTTcttgattatatatatatgttcttCGTGTGTAACCagctttaaaaaaatgcaatcgATTTGTCATCGTTAGCGATTGTTTTGATATTGTCCAGTGCATTCGATGTAATTATAAGAGGGAATATTAATAAACTAGCGTTGTCAAAAATGGTTTTAGCAAATGTGCTACTATTAAGCCAAATTGCTGGTCATgtaatattagttatattatCGTTGTGCATGATGGTGCCTCTTGGTATGAGTGTCCATGAATTTGGGTAGGTACCTTTTGGCCAAGTAAGACGAAATGTTTTGGTGCGTAATaagttgttatttttaaagtggGCACTGTTTGCTTTTTACAACTGGTAAATGGCGTGAAGAGGATGGAATGTTTGAAGTAAAATGGTCTTCAAGAAGTTTTTGCAGCTTTCCACTTTTTACTGCAATGTTTCTATTCTTGATTTCAACTTTACAGATTTATCGGTATGAGTCcgcatttttatttgattttaaatttaatagagCGTTTATATTAATATAGATACTCAAGAATGAAAGAAGAAGCTTCGTTTCTTTCTTTATTCATTGACGTTGTGGTTGGTATTTGGATGCTAGCATTTTCAATTCTGTCTGCAATTATGGTTACTTTAGGATTTATTGTATGGTGTGATGGTATGACTGAACGATTTCCGTCATGTGAAACAGCAGCAGGACAAAATATAATTCACGGAGACCAAGACCATATTGACACATCTGACTTCTATATAGAAATGGGGACAGCTCAGGTAAATAACATTgtacaacaataataagaattttttatacattgtaTTGTTCAAAAGTTCGGCGCTTGGGGTTCTTTTGCAATATCAGTTGGAATAGGTGTTATAGCACTTCTTAAACTCATTCAAAATCATCAAGTGCGTAATATTAAAGTTTCAATGTACTTGGAACGTCAGAAACTAGTAAATCAACATCAGCATCAATTAGATGGACAATCTACAACACCGACAGTTTTTgaagataataataaataaacgttATATGTGATatagataattttaaaaaattgtttaaacacTGCTCTCATGTTgtacattatacatatgtatatattttttatgtttgcatTTTAATCGAAATATTGAAGTTATATTACATTAGCAATTTTATCAGTTGAAAAATTCATCCTGctctattatatttataaacttatataaagtgaattaaaaattaaaataaagtgatTAAGTTTAATGCCAAAAGTTCAAGATATTGGTGTACACCTTGTATCGATATGTTATTGTGAGTATTTAGACCCTGCTTGAGGAAAGGTAATATGTTAGCTATCATCGAAGTCATTTAACGGTAAGTCCAGGTGACGAGTTGTTCGAACCAAATAGAGAAGTGTGTTAAATGAGTTGGTTTCATTTAGCATGCAAAGAGTTTAACTGGCTACAATACTCAGGACGAAACTGCGTTATGCTCCTCTATAGGAAGCATGCGGGGCACACTCTGTTGgtgttcaatgggagacatcaGGAGTCATCCTGTTATAGTCTGGAGTGCGACACCTTCCTCATCTGCGTCCTGAAAAAGTGCAGACTGTCgaattttacttcaaaaaattaGGGAGATCTAAAAGTAACCATCATCGCCGGAAATGTCGAAACCCAGGATCTCTATTAGAACAGTCATTTCACAGGACGATTTGTGGTTGAGGTCACGAGcatttatgacgctaagtgttTTAGACTAAGGTGGTGTGTGAAGATCGGGAGTAGCAAGGACCCAAGAATTTTCGCTCTGATGAAAGGAGACTTATCGGCTGGTGAGATTCCTCTAGGTTGACAGgcttcccaggtttcagtattTTGAGATAGCTTACTACCGTCGAGCCTAGGTGTTATTTCATCAACATATTTATATCGTCTGGGCCGAGGGATTTTGATGCCTTTGAATTGTTGATGATACTCGTAACCTCTCCATCGGTGAAAGCAAATAGTGCGCAGTCACATCTTTTCGCCTCGTCCACTGAAGGGTGCAGTATAAATTGTCGACAAAagtagctcgcgcacttcttcgtgTCCAAGGAGATACGACCATCGAATTGGATTTCGACCATCGTCGGCCTCTTTGGATTAgactccaaaacttgcacactcTGGCGGAGGGATTGCATtacttcaggtgctctatccatttcgtccgcttatgccGATTTACCAGTTGCCAAATCTCCAAGTTAAGGTCCCTTATGTGGAGATCACAGGGATCGATCTGGCGTAAAGAGTAGCTCTCACTGGCTAAGACAGCTGCTTAAGGAAATTGAATCGTAGTTCTTGAAATTGAATCGAATTCTTGAATCACGCTGACGTCATGTTCCGTTAAAAACTCCTAAAAGCGgattaaatcaataaatacatatctactaTCCCTATATCAGAGGCTTTGTACTTTTTACTTGGCCTGACCTGACTTTTATAGAAGCTGTGGTCAAAaatggacgatgggcgtggcaccacccCATTTCGGTGAAAAGATATCAGTCTGGACATACTACCTACCTTCCGATACCGACCAAATTTGGTTATAATGTTACTTTGACATTCCAATGTTCTAGTGCGCAAACAAACGACATCGGACTAAATCCACGTCTACTTCTCGTATAATCcacttttaaattccatctgattccttCACTCCAAATTGCAAACCAAGCACCAATGAATGTATCAGGGTAAAACTTTGAGCGCTCTTAAAATaggccaccttatgaccaaaaaatcCTCAGATACCGAATACATTGATTAAAGGTCCAGttgttaactttttatttaaaatatcagtATATCTGtgagacatatacatatgtacatatagaaattcggagagaatcctcttcgaataataatatgccTGTATGCAAAAAAAGGGTTGAATCGAAGCAATAATTTGTTTAGCCCccacatattttaaaacttccagttgactttataccgcatatatcgagTGTGAGTTATTTTTCTGATAACGgtgcatctttgtgcctaaaatttaaaaaaccggGTGAAAATTTGCCAAagaccccatataacttacAAACCTTATGTACTTGAAGGTATTTCCTTGGATTTGACCTGGCAAactgcaagagtatgaaatatccgtttacacccgaacttagccttttccTTACTGGTTTTAAAcgatatttcttcaaatgaaTTAATACAtatcattataccctgaacagggtatattaagtttgtcacgaagtttgtaacacccagaaggaagcgtcggagaccctataaagtatatatataaatgatcagtatgttgagctgatttagccatgtccgtctgtctgtatatatacgaactagtctctcagtttttaagatatcggtttgaaattttgctaacgtcattttctcttcaagaagctgctgtcggaactgccgatataggaccacatatagctgccatacaaactgaacgatcggaatcaagttcttgtatggaaaactttcacatttgacaatgtatcttcacaaaagttggcacaggctattttctaagataataatgtaatatgcgaagaaattgttcagatcagcttactatagcatatagctgtcatacaaactgagcaatcggaatctagtgctggtatggaaaacttttgcatttgacaagatatattcacgaaatttggtacagactattttctaaggcaacaatgtaatctccgaagaaattattcagatcggttaactatagcatatagctgtcatacaaactgaatgatcggaatcaaatgcttgcatgggaaactccctcatttgacgatatattttcacgaaatttggtatgagttattgttcatagaaataaggTAATATCGGtaggaattgttcagatcggctcactgtagcatatagctgccatacaaaccgaacgatcggaatcaagggcttatatggaaaactttcgcatttgatgtggtatcttcacaaaatttgacatggattactgcttaaggtaataacataatctccgaaaaaaatgtttatatcggattactatagcatatagcttccatacaaactggacacatagttactaaaagaaatgcacctgagaagggtatattaacttcggtgcagctgaagttaacgttttttcttgttttaaatttatttatgacaaTCCATTGCACAAATTCTTAacaataaaatagttttgtttgaCAAATTAAAGGcaaggaaatatttaaataattaattttattttgttgtactaataataataatctctttaaataattatgttaaACCTTTGGAATATgagcatttattttaataaaatggtttgaataattttgaaaagttataaattttgttgttaagGCAAAATAGGCTAAGAAGCGGAAAATTTGACATTTGCCGAGGGCGGTAAATTGTCTCTAGCCGGTCCAACTataaatacacacgttcttaacttaat
The sequence above is drawn from the Bactrocera tryoni isolate S06 chromosome 1, CSIRO_BtryS06_freeze2, whole genome shotgun sequence genome and encodes:
- the LOC120775934 gene encoding transmembrane protein 179 encodes the protein MVLANVLLLSQIAGHVILVILSLCMMVPLGMSVHEFGGHCLLFTTGKWREEDGMFEVKWSSRSFCSFPLFTAMFLFLISTLQIYRYSRMKEEASFLSLFIDVVVGIWMLAFSILSAIMVTLGFIVWCDGMTERFPSCETAAGQNIIHGDQDHIDTSDFYIEMGTAQFGAWGSFAISVGIGVIALLKLIQNHQVRNIKVSMYLERQKLVNQHQHQLDGQSTTPTVFEDNNK